The Euphorbia lathyris chromosome 2, ddEupLath1.1, whole genome shotgun sequence genome includes a window with the following:
- the LOC136218562 gene encoding uncharacterized protein yields the protein MGKRKERRLAALSNGGRRVKLDLFAEPSGDMGGSSSSVNEEAEGERDSIQHSGLPNSPTSSGQQTQNPLLLLGQYSDDELEEESNRSPSNAIAENSPSDHNDQVGSPSEEKEVDVDAVQGLAVEKVEAQVKERDPSPVLHSVEGGDSGESDATVSANQCDDADSTKQISVAGTSNAQVAGDANSEWRVIMHEESNQYYYWNTETGQTSWEVPDPLAQTTITVSDQIVPTTEILEIASEDINDSSSTLGTKLDNSSAAISDHGPVSANFIPQSQALHGNGPQVNERVDGYRSESLKDENYAIDSYRTESQNNLSTADVLVDYAVTDNEVEKGMDVSITLTRRCESLLERLKSLEGYSSRLQFHDRMSKYILEVDIRLSDIKSLSSYGSPLLPFWNHCQMKLKQLEDIINSEIYQLAVSSQMDDDVEATIGTYKEKKNVGHDSNGCENNSKFEVACASTNFENVSHNDPHENVYAGNDSLETSNGHLGHGAVVGEEVNGTTHLDPKTQPGEDDDMDVDMEVEDGEIVMISADALSAVIFPQEKQLSQPNTLPEFPSLASIHESMVPPLPEEDWIPPPPPDSDQTPPPPPDNELVPPPPPDEPPESSYPPLSSYTEMSQVLPYTEQYNLSYPESSFQYYGHSGTVPSGNLYGHADGSQVGMPHSSIYYDVHASPIIVSSVEPVAYYTTYQDGSVPPMPVINVVESSHLHNDSGPLVSDQMKVVDHPLEAAQNLKLDVGVVADETVTASSPVTTEAADTTNPKENISVRPANAISAMEAVSTKLTTAKVQSKVSRSKKRTVAVATSMRSNKKVSSMVDKWKAAKEELNETEEDEPENAYEMLERKRQREIEEWHAKQIASGEAKDNANFQPLGGDWRERVKRIRAQAAKESASEAAPTNENQQPDLTQLSKGLPSNWQAYWDEASKQVYYGNVVTSETTWIKPTK from the exons ATGGGGAAGAGAAAAGAACGTCGCCTTGCAGCTCTTAGCAACGGTGGCCGTCGCGTCAAGCTCGATCTATTCGCGGAACCCTCTg GAGATATGGGTGGCTCCTCATCCTCTGTAAATGAAGAAGCTGAAGGAGAGAGAGATTCGATACAACATTCTGGATTACCCAATTCACCAACATCTTCAG GTCAACAAACACAAAATCCACTTCTGTTACTTGGGCAATATAGTGATGATGAATTGGAGGAAGAATCAAATAGAAGCCCGAGCAATGCTATAGCAGAGAATTCCCCTTCAGACCATAATGATCAG GTTGGATCTCCTAGTGAGGAAAAAGAAGTAGATGTTGATGCAGTTCAAGGTCTTGCTGTTGAAAAGGTTGAAGCACAGGTCAAAGAGAGAGATCCTTCACCAGTTCTACACAGTGTGGAAGGTGGTGATTCTGGAGAAAGTGATGCTACTGTGTCTGCTAATCAATGTGATGATGCTGATTCCACAAAACAAATTTCTGTCGCTGGGACATCTAATGCACAAGTTGCTGGGGATGCTAATTCAGAATGGAGGGTCATAATGCATGAAGAGAGTAATCAGTATTATTACTGGAATACTGAAACTGGGCAAACTTCATGGGAAGTGCCTGATCCTTTGGCTCAGACGACGATAACGGTCTCTGATCAGATAGTTCCTACCACCGAAATTTTGGAAATTGCTTCCGAAGATATAAATGATTCTAGCTCAACTTTAGGTACTAAGTTAGATAATTCTTCTGCAGCAATATCTGACCATGGTCCAGTCAGTGCCAATTTCATCCCTCAAAGCCAAGCACTGCATGGTAATGGACCTCAAGTTAATGAGCGAGTTGATGGATACAGAAGTGAATCTCTAAAAGATGAAAATTATGCAattgattcatatcgaactgAATCACAAAATAACTTGAGCACAGCTGATGTTCTTGTAGATTATGCTGTAACTGACAATGAAGTTGAAAAAGGAATGGATGTTTCTATTACTCTAACGAGACGATGCGAATCTTTGTTGGAAAGACTGAAGTCACTAGAAGG GTATTCTAGTCGCCTTCAATTTCATGACCGGATGTCAAAGTATATTTTAGAAGTTGATATCAGACTGTCTGACATTAAGTCACTCTCATCTTATGGGTCGCCTTTGCTTCCATTTTGGAACCATTGTCAGATGAAGCTTAAGCAGTTAGAGGATATTATTAACAGTGAAATTTACCAGCTTGCTGTATCTTCACAAATGGATGATGATGTTGAGGCAACCATTGGAACttataaagaaaagaaaaatgtagGGCATGATTctaatggatgtgaaaacaataGTAAATTTGAAGTTGCATGTGCTTCTACAAATTTTGAGAATGTTTCACATAATGATCCTCATGAGAATGTATATGCTGGAAATGATTCTCTGGAGACATCTAATGGACATTTAGGACATGGTGCTGTTGTTGGTGAAGAAGTGAATGGGACTACTCATCTAGACCCCAAAACACAACCTGGAGAAGATGATGACATGGATGTCGACATGGAAGTTGAAGATGGAGAGATTGTTATGATTTCGGCAGATGCGTTAAGCGCTGTGATTTTTCCTCAAGAAAAACAATTGAGTCAGCCAAATACACTTCCTGAGTTTCCTAGTTTAGCATCTATACATGAATCAATGGTCCCACCTCTTCCTGAAGAAGATTGGATTCCTCCGCCACCACCTGATAGTGATCAGACTCCTCCACCGCCTCCTGATAATGAATTAGTTCCTCCACCACCGCCTGATGAGCCTCCTGAATCATCATATCCTCCACTTTCATCTTACACTGAGATGAGTCAAGTACTTCCTTACACAGAACAGTACAACTTGTCTTATCCAGAGTCTAGTTTCCAATATTATGGACACTCAGGTACTGTGCCAAGTGGTAATTTATATGGACATGCTGATGGAAGTCAAGTTGGTATGCCCCACTCATCAATTTACTATGACGTCCATGCTTCTCCAATCATTGTCAGCTCTGTAGAGCCTGTGGCATATTATACCACCTATCAAGATGGATCAGTTCCTCCTATGCCAGTTATTAATGTTGTAGAATCTTCTCATTTGCACAATGATTCTGGTCCTTTGGTTTCAGATCAAATGAAAGTTGTAGATCACCCATTAGAAGCTGCTCAAAATCTAAAACTTGATGTTGGAGTTGTGGCTGATGAGACCGTTACGGCTTCAAGTCCAGTCACCACTGAAGCTGCTGACACAACTAATCCAAAAGAGAATATTTCTGTACGCCCAGCAAATGCCATCTCAGCCATGGAAGCTGTATCCACAAAGTTGACAACTGCTAAGGTTCAATCTAAAG TCTCTCGTAGTAAAAAGCGAACAGTTGCTGTTGCAACCTCGATGAGGTCTAACAAGAAAGTCTCCAGTATGGTGGACAAG TGGAAGGCAGCCAAAGAGGAATTGAATGAGAccgaagaagatgaacctgaGAATGCTTACGAGATGTTGGAGAGAAAAAGGCAAAGGGAAATTGAG GAATGGCATGCTAAACAAATAGCTAGTGGAGAGGCCAAAGATAATGCTAATTTTCAGCCTTTAGGCGGTGACTG GCGTGAGCGTGTGAAGCGCATAAGAGCTCAAGCAGCCAAAGAATCTGCATCGGAAGCAGCTCCCACTAATGAAAACCAGCAACCTGATTTGACACAACTCTCTAAAGGACTCCCATCCAATTGGCAG GCTTATTGGGATGAAGCTTCAAAACAAGTCTATTACGGAAATGTTGTTACATCAGAAACTACTTGGATCAAACCAACCAAATAg